A window of Diospyros lotus cultivar Yz01 chromosome 14, ASM1463336v1, whole genome shotgun sequence contains these coding sequences:
- the LOC127789559 gene encoding uncharacterized protein LOC127789559, protein MPQGDYIDLHRKRHGYRHDHFERKRKKEAREVHKRSQIAQKALGIKGKMFAKKRYAEKAQMKKTLAMHEESSTRRKVDDNVHEGAVPAYLLDRETTTRAKVLSNTVKQKRKEKAGKWDVPLPKVRPVAEDEMFRVIRTGKRKTKQWKRMVTKVTFVGPGFTRKPPKYERFIRPTGLRFTKAHVTHPELKCTFNLEIIGVKKNPNGQMYTSLGVVTKGTIIEVNVSELGLVTPAGKVVWGKYAQVTNNPENDGCINAVLLV, encoded by the exons ATG CCTCAAGGAGATTACATAGACCTTCACAGGAAGAGGCATGGCTATCGCCATGACCACTTCGAGCGCAAACGCAAGAAGGAGGCTCGCGAAGTTCACAAGCGATCCCAAATTGCTCAGAAG GCTCTGGGTATCAAGGGCAAGATGTTTGCTAAGAAACGCTATGCTGAAAAGGCCCAAATGAAGAAGAC GTTGGCTATGCATGAAGAATCATCAACCAGGCGAAAAGTGGATGATAATGTTCATGAGGGAGCTGTTCCTGCTTATCTACTTGATCGTGAAACAACTACAAGAGCAAAG GTTCTCAGCAATACTGTaaagcaaaagagaaaagagaaagctGGGAAATGGGACGTTCCTCTACCAAAG GTCAGGCCTGTGGCAGAAGACGAAATGTTTAGAGTGATCAGAACCGGTAAACGAAAAA CCAAGCAGTGGAAGAGGATGGTCACCAAAGTCACATTTGTAGGACCTGGTTTTACAAGGAAGCCTCCAAAGTATGAGCGTTTCATCCGCCCTACAGGATTGCGTTTCACTAAAGCCCACGTGACACATCCTGAACTGAAATGCACATTCAATCTTGAAATCATCGGAGTGAAGAAAAATCCAAACGGGCAAATGTACACCTCCCTTGGGGTTGTGACTAAAGGAACCATTATTGAG GTGAATGTAAGTGAACTAGGTCTCGTCACACCAGCCGGAAAAGTGGTGTGGG GGAAGTACGCCCAAGTGACAAATAATCCAGAAAATGATGGTTGCATAAATGCCGTTCTCCTCGTCTAG